In Roseomonas marmotae, a single genomic region encodes these proteins:
- a CDS encoding DUF4170 domain-containing protein — protein MENPLDKREIWVVWGGIFRDTSFSELEPGTEELHGPFHSEEAAEKAWLERMRRMVDIASHRLFVLRAMPVGKRA, from the coding sequence ATGGAAAACCCGTTGGATAAGCGAGAGATCTGGGTCGTCTGGGGGGGCATCTTCCGCGACACCAGCTTCAGCGAACTGGAACCCGGCACCGAAGAACTGCACGGCCCTTTCCATAGCGAGGAAGCGGCAGAAAAAGCCTGGCTGGAGCGGATGCGGCGGATGGTTGATATCGCCTCCCATCGGCTTTTCGTGCTGCGCGCGATGCCTGTAGGCAAGCGCGCGTGA